From Actinomycetota bacterium:
GTAGTCCCGGATGTGCCGGACGATGTGCTCCATGATGGGCCGGTTGCCCACCGGGAGCATGGGCTTCGGCTGGTTGGCGGTGAGGGGGCGCAGGCGGGTGCCCTCGCCGCCGGCCATGATCACCGCCTTCACCGGCATCCCCCGCGGGGCCGAGCGGACGAGACGCTTGCAGCCATGGAGATTCGTTCCCTTGTCTTCGGCGCCCTGCCAGGGACGCGTGGCCGGTCGGGGCGGCCGGCCGGTGGGGTCGCGGCACCTGGGCGCCCGGACCGGGGTCCTGGGTACGGACCGGCTCGGCCAGACGGCCGGCGGCTCCTGTCGGCGCTAGGAGCCGGCCTCCGCCCGGTGGCCGAGCCGTTCGAGCACCATTCTGACGTAGACCGCCCCGGCGAGGTAGTACATCGCCACCCCCACCCACAACCCGGCCAGCCCGAGCAGGCGGGCGGCGTCGGCCACGGCCACGTCGGTCGCCCCCAGGGTCAGCACCGGCAGGGCGAACAGCAGCACCAGGGTGGCCGCCTTCCCGAGCAGGATCACCTCGGGCGGCTCGATCCCGCGCCGCTTCAGCAGCGGCCAGCCGCACAGCAGCACCAGGTCCCTCGCCACCAGCAGCACCGCCGCCTGCCACGGCACCACCCCCTGGAACACCAGCGCGATCGCCACCGACGCGATCAGCAGCCGGTCCGCCAGCGGGTCGAGCAGCTGCCCGAGCCGGCTCACCTGCCCGGTCCGCCGGGCCAGCCACCCGTCCACCCAGTCGGTCGACCCCACCAGCGCCGTCAGCACCAGCCCCCACCCGTACCGCTCGGTGGCCAGCAGGTAGGCGCAGACCGGCATCAGCAGCAGCCTGACCAGCGTGACGGCGTTGGGCACGGTGAGGATCGCGCTCGACACCCGCCGGCTGGGCCCCAGCGGCCCCGGGACCTCGGCCGGCACCGGGTCGCCCGCGTTCCCGGCGGCCGGGGGCGGGTCGGGGGCCGGGTGCGGGTCGGACCGGTTGGTGTCGTTCATGCCGTGGAGCG
This genomic window contains:
- a CDS encoding sugar phosphate nucleotidyltransferase, with translation MPVKAVIMAGGEGTRLRPLTANQPKPMLPVGNRPIMEHIVRHIRDY
- a CDS encoding CDP-alcohol phosphatidyltransferase family protein, producing MNDTNRSDPHPAPDPPPAAGNAGDPVPAEVPGPLGPSRRVSSAILTVPNAVTLVRLLLMPVCAYLLATERYGWGLVLTALVGSTDWVDGWLARRTGQVSRLGQLLDPLADRLLIASVAIALVFQGVVPWQAAVLLVARDLVLLCGWPLLKRRGIEPPEVILLGKAATLVLLFALPVLTLGATDVAVADAARLLGLAGLWVGVAMYYLAGAVYVRMVLERLGHRAEAGS